CGTTGTTGATCGTCATCGTGACGGTGCCGCTGCCCGCGTTCACATTGGCGGCAGCCACATTACCACTCGACGTGGTGTTGATTGTGATCGGGGCGTTGTTGTTGGTGACATTGGTGAGCGTGACGGCGTTGGTTTCGTCGATCGTGATCGAGCCCGACGTGCTGTTGGTGGCGACGATCGTGGCGACTGTGGTATCGAGATTGATGCCAGTCGTAGCCGAGGCAATCAGGTCTTGCGTCACAATGTCGACGCCCGTCCCCGAGGTAGTGATCGAGCCACGCGCATCGAGGGTCACGTTGCCAGCGGCGCTAGCGGTGAGGGTTGCGTTAACAGCGATGGTTTGCGAATGAATCAGCACATTGCCGGTGAAGGTCGACGCAGTGCTGACGGTGGTTGTATCGGTGCCAGCAGCCCCGTTTTCGATTTGCAGATTCACCACGTTGTGTGTGGTGGCGGTGCCGGTGCTGACAGTCACAGTGTCGTTGCCATCTACGAGCGTGGTGTCGACCGTGAGGGTGCCGACGTTCCAGACGTGCAGCTGTTCGAAGGGAACACCGCCGCTCGAGCCGGTGAGGACAATCGCCGGGATGGTGCCGGTTGCGGAATCGGTGCCGCTGCTGAGGGTGACAATGTCATTGGCCGCTGCGGTGCTGAGGGTGACACTGGCCATCGAGTGGATGTCGACCGGTTCGAGCTGCGTGAAGTTAATCACCCCTCGGCCGACGATTTCGACTCGTCCATCGTTGTCGAGTGCGCCACTGGCGACTGCATCGGGGGTGTAGATGGCCGACTGGACGTTGTCGCCATTCACACGAAGCACATCGCCGAAGGGACCAGCAACATCTTGTGTGCCACCATTGAAAAAGAGGCCTCCTGATGGAAGCGCGTGGCTGTTAGCGGTGACGATCAAGCGATCGTCGCCAGCCAGACCGTTGAAGGTGAAGTTGGGTGGATTGACGAGGATGATGGCGGGGCTCGAGCCGACCACCACTTCGAGGTTGCCACCTGCTTGCGGTGTCACGACCACCGTATCAGCGCCTGCTGTGCCGTTGATGACAGGCTGGCTGTAGAGCACCACATCGTTTCCGTCGCCACCGGTGTAGCTGATGTAGAGCTTCTGACCACCGACGACAAACTCCGAACCTTCCGCGAGATCGAACGTGTTGGTGGGGTCGCGGAAAACGCCACTCACAGCGGCGCCGCCGGTGTTGCTGATGATCAGGAACGACTGCAGTGTCGCGGGGGTGATGGTGCCGGTGAGGTTGACGTTGAGCACCGGACGCTGACCGGCGCTGCCGAGTGTCAAACCGGGGACGATCAGCTGATCGTAGTCGGTGCCGGCCACTGGTGCAGGCACACCGCTGAGGTTGATGTCGAGTGTGGCGTCGTCTTGCAGCAGCGCGGCGCCGGTTGCCAGGCTTTCGGTTCCCGCGAGAGTGAGGCCAACGCCCAGCACGCCCCCCGCTGCGACGGTGACAGCCCCGGTGATGGTGCCAGTGCCGGCGAGGATGCTCCCCGAGAGGACGCTCACTGCGCCTGAACCGGTGGCCGATCCGCTGCTGTTATTGGCCAGCAGCGTGCCGTCGGCGATGCTGAATCCGGCACTGTTGGTGCTCGCACCTTCGAGAATCAGCGTGCCGTCGCCACTCTTGGTGATCGCGCCGGTCCCTGTACCCGCGAGCTGCGAAGCCGATTGGAACGTGATCGACTGCGAGGCGTCGACCACGATCGAGCGTGGACCTGAGCCGGTGGTTGTTACCACGGCATCGGTGACGGTGGTGTTGCCACTCGCTGGATTCTGAATCGTTCCCGACGCAAAGTTAATGTTGAACGGAGTGGCGCTGGAGCGATCGATGGTGGTGGCTCGCAGCGTGCCGCCACTGATATTCAGCGTGGGGTTGTTGCCGCCACCATCGGCCAGGGTGCTATTCACCAGCAGCGAGCCTCCATTGAGATTCAGCGTGCCGTTGACAGTTCCTGCAGTTCCGGCATCGGTTCGCCGGGCAATGACCACGTTATTGGTATCGACGGTGCCGAGATTCATGGTGAACGTGCCGGCGACAGTTCCGGTGGAGACGTTCGGTTTCGAGCCGACAATCAAGCTCGAGAGAAATGCGTTGAGGGTGCTTCCCGTAGCGAGAAACGTTCCATTCACAGAAGTGCCGGAGGCCGAGGTGGCGTGAGCACCAAGCCGAAGTTCGGTCCGATTGCCACTGGTGCCGAGGTTGAGCGTGCTGCCAGATGCGACAAACGAAACTTGCGCCGAGCCTTTATCGCCAGCCACCACAAATAGCGGCGTGTTGATGGTGTTGCTCGCGCCGAGTCGGAGATTGTTCGTCCCGGCCAAGCCGACGGTCGTCGAGTTGGAGATCACAATCGAAGTCGACGCGGTGATGTTGTTCGATGCCGAGAGGGTGACCGTTGCTTGGGGATAAAGTTGGTTTGACCCCGTTGCCGAAGTGGAGGTGACGATGCCCAGTTCAGCCACATTGATGCTGACGCTCGTCGCGCCGGTGAAGTCGACCGTTTGAGCAAACGCCACTCCGGTGCCGGTGCCAAAATCGCCTGTACGACGACCGATATAAAGATTGCTGCCACTTCCCGAGCCGAGTGTGACCGTGCCCCCGTTCACATCGAGTGTGCCGAGGCCACCGTTGAGACCCACCACGGTGGTGCCGGTCACGTTCAGCGAGCCACCATTCATCACCAGCGAGCCTGTCGTGTTGGTTGGGGCAGTGCTTTGCGTGGTCGTTGATGCCGAAGAGTTCGGATTGGCGATGGCCAGTGTCACGGCATTCACTGTGCCGTTGCCAAACGTGAGCGAAGCTTGCGAGGCACCAGTGCCATTGAAGTGGCGCGCGATTCGGAGCTCATCGAGATTGGCATTGAAAGTTGCCCCAGCCAGGTTCATCACCCCCGAGATCACCGAACCGGTGCCAACGTTGTTGTCGGCGAGGAAAAGGTCGGCAACTGTTGCCGCGCCCCCTGCGCCATAGAGGTTCAGCGTACCACCGGCCCCAATCGTTACCTGGCCATTCGCCTTGCGACCACCCACGGTCATCACCGGGGTGTTGATCGTGGTGGTGCCCGCTCCGAGAGAGAGCAAATTCTGCTCTGCATTATTGAAGGGGGTAGCGGAATCCCCCAGCAGCACCGAAGTGGTGGCGGTGATGTTCTTGGTGACGTTATCAGGAAGTAGCAGTGTGCCAGAAGTTCCATCACCGGCCGCACCAGTTACGACCCCCAGGGCCATCGAAGCCACACTGATGGTGACCGATGAAGCGGCAGTGAGATTCACGGTCCCATCGACCGATGTGCCGCCGCTCGAGCGTCCGATGAAGAAGTTGGTAGAGGCTCCCGCGCCGATCGACACTGCTCCGCCGTTGACCAGCAGACTGCCGGTGCCCGTTCCCGACGAGGCGTCATTGAAACCAACACGCAGGTTGTCGACACTCAGTCCGCTGGCGATCGTGACACTACCGACGTCGATATTCACGCTGCCAGTGCCAGCGTCATTCCCCAGTGTTCCCGCTGACACCGTCCCATTTTGGGTGACACGAAACGTGCCCCCTCCAACACGCAGGATCGAGTTGCCGGTGAGCGATCCGCCGCGCACTTCGAGCGTGCCAGCGCTCACGGTTGTGGTGCCGGTGTAGCTGTTGCTGCCAGTGAGAGCAAAAGTGTTCGAGCCGAGCTTCGTGAGGTTCCCATCGCCACTGATATCGCCGTGAAAGACCGCGTCGGGAGTGTTGACCCCGGTGGTGAGTGTTGCTCCTGTAGCAAGCACCATCAGGCTGTTGTCGACACCCGTGACGTTCCCCACTTGCTCGCTTGTGGCGACGGTGAGTGTCGCGCCGACGCCGTTGACGTTCACCTGACTTGTGTTCGGAACGGCACTGCCGCCCGTCACCGTCAGCACGCCGCTGGCGATGTCGACCGAACCGGTAAACGTGTTGCTGCCGCTGATCGTGACCCCTTGCGAGCCGGTCTTCTCGAGGGTGGCGAGGTTGCCGCTGATCGCGCCACTGAAAATGGTTCCCGCAACGTTTTCCCCCACCAGATCGACCGACTTAGCTGCCGCAATGGTCCCCGAAAACGTGGTGAGTGGGGCCGGAATGTTCGTGGTGCCGATGGTGGTGACATTTCCGCCACTCATCCCAGCGCCGACTACGATGTTGTTGCTGATGGTCCCTCCCACCGAGGCGAGCAGCGCAGTGGGATTGGCGTCGGGAGTGGAAGCATCGTTGAGTGTGATGGTGCGGGCTGCTGTGCTGCCGAGGGCGTTCACGTGACCAAGCACGATCGTGCCGTGGTTGATGGTGGTCGTGCCGAGGTAGGCCGAGTTATCCCCCGACATCGTCAGCATGCCAGCCCCGGTCTTCAGCAGGACACCAGTTCCGCTGATCGTTCCGGCGTACGACGTGCTGGTTGCGTCCCCTCCGGAAGTGAACGTGAAACTGCCCAGGTTCACGTTGCCGCCCGTCCCAGCAAGCGAGTCGAAGGTGGCATTGGCTGTCAGCAGCGCCGTGGCACCTGCTTGAAGCACGAGATCAGCCGAGTGATCGGCATTGGCGGTGAGTGTCGCGCCCGATTCGACCGTGATTTGATCACTCGCGCCGGCATCGCCGTGGACGACAATCGGAACCCCAATGAGCGTGCTCAGAGAGGTGTCGAGTTCGACCGAGTCATCGCCAGCGCCAGCGCTGAGGGTCACGAGGTTGATGGTGGAAACGGGAATCCCAACTTGATTGGTGCCGTTGAAGGTCCAGCCCATTTGCAGCGTGGGATTCAGCAGCGAAGTGCTGGTGATTTGCAGCATCGTTCCGCCACTGACAAGCTCGAGCGTGTAGCTGTCGTCGGTCCCCGATTGGTCGGTGATGCTGAGCGCTCCGAGCCCGTCGAGCGTGACGTCGCTGGTCAGCACGCGTCGCTCTTCCAGTCCTTCCAGAAACATGCGGCGACGAACACGTGGCGACAGCCGACGCACTGCTGGAGACACTGCTGAGCGAGCATTTTTCGTTGCAGTAGCCGACCCAATTAGCGACGCCAAACGACCAAGAATGCCACGCAAGACCATGGGGGAGGCTCCACAAGAAATCGCACATCAATCGCTCATCACAGCAGACAGATGTACATTGGCATGCACAGAAGCATCGCGGTCGGAGTGGCACTTGAAACGCCACATCTTAGTGTTCTGTGTCAGCATCAGCCCCGTTAAGCTGGGAGAGAGCGTGCTGCGCGCAATGTATACCTTGGGGCTAGACTAACTGCGTGGTCTAGCACCTTCAAGTGGCAACTTTGCTACAACCGGTACCTTCGGCAGTCCTTGGCAGTAGCAGGCTCATACTCCGCTCGAGGGGCGGAATGCCGCAGTCGATCGGCTGCGGGAAATGAACCCACCTTACCAGGAAAAACCTCCGCTCTTGGCCCCAGTAGCGGGGGCGAGCTGGCTACCGCTGAGTAGCTGGGCTGCGTTGTGATGGCGGAATGCCGCCGCTAAAAAATCCAGGCTGTTTGGAAAAGATTTTCTGGCTCGCAAGGCCCAAGAGCGCACGAAAAAGCCCCGCCAGCGGCACGCTTGACATGCCAGATGACGAGGCTCTTGAGCTATCGAGAGTGATGTCGCGCTAACGACTCACTGGCCGACGTGCGCGGCCAGCGTACGACGACCTCTAAAGGTCTTACTTCGCAGCGCTAACGTCGTAGCAAAGCACGCGGCCGTTTTCACGCAGGTAGAGTTTGCCACCTGTGATGACCGGATGCGCCCAGCTCGGACGATCGCCCGAACCGGGTGCCTTGAACGAGCCGAGTTCCTCGTGCTTGTCGCCAGCTTTCATCAGCGCGATGGTGCCATCTTGGAAACCGAGGTAAAGGCAACCGTCGGCTGCAGCCACCGTCACCGAGCCCTTACCAACGCCGCGCTCTTTCCATTTGATCTCGCCCGTCATCAGGTCGGCGCAGAAGGGAATGCCAGCGTCGTCGGAATCACCAAACAGATAGTCACCCACCAGCACAATGCCGCCATGCTTATTGGCCAGGGCCGTGTTGAGGGGATAAACCTCTTCCACTTTCACTTCGCCATTTTCGCCAGCGACTTGCTTCAAAAGAGCACCGCCCCGCTTGTAGCCAGCCGAGAAGAAGACGTAATCACCCTTCACAATCGGCGTCGGAATCACAGCGGTTGTTTTGTCGATTTCGTACGACCACAGGAGCTTGCCATCGGAGGCACGCACACCCAGCGCGCCACTGGCGGTCGTTTGCACATAGACCTTCGTTCCACCGATGTTGCTGATCACGATCGAAGCGTGTCCCGCGCCACGATCCCCTTCGCGAACAGCACTCCACACCGTTTCACCGGTCAGTTTGTTGAGCGCCACCATCGTGTTCTTGTCGCTGCCAGGGGTGCAAACGACCAGGTCGCCATCGACCAGCACCGATTCGCTATAGCCCCAGCTGTCACCCTTGCTGCCGCCGAAATCTTCCTTCAAATCCTTGCGCCAAACTTCCGAGCCATCGGAGGTTTTGCTGCAGATCAACCGACCATAGGCGGTCAGGGCATACACCAAATCGCCATCGACCGTCGGGGTCGAGCGCGAGCTCTGCCAGTTCGGCGAGCCGTTGTTCCAGGCGGGACCAAGCTTCGACTTCCACAGCACATTGCCACCATCTTTGGCCAGGCAAATCAGGTACTCATCCTTGTCGTCTGCTTCGGCCCCTTCGAGGCTGTCACCCAGCGTGAAGAGTTTGTCCCCCGCCACACTCACGCTGGCATAGCCGCGACCAAGCCCCGTGGTTTCCCACAGCAACTTGGGACCACCTTCGGGCCACGCCTGTAGCAAACCTTTGTCGCTGGAAACAGCCGAGCGATCAGCGCCACGAAACGTCGGCCAGCCTTCAGCGGCTGCTGTGACTGCGGGAAATAAAGAGCCTGTCGCCAGAGCTAGCGAGGCGATCGCAGTTCGCACATAGGGAAGACGCATACGAGAGTTCCTGAAGCGTGGGGAATGTCGGCGGGAGGGGGGCGGGCAGGACACTGCCTAACCGTTAAGACCCTAGTAAACACCCATATCGAGCGCAAATCAATCGCGGGAAGGGGCCGAGAGGAGCTTGCAGGTCCCTTGCCGAGAGAATCGGCGATCCAGCGTGCACGTGCGTTTCAGCCGCAGGCCAGACCGTCCAAAAGAACTGCCGGCACCCCTTCAGTGGACTGTGCTGCCGAGCACAAAGAGGACATTCTTAAAAATCTACCCGTTTGGTAGCTGAAACCTCTGGACCCCTGGCTTGGCGCAATTATGCTACGAACCGTTCCCGGCATAGTGAATTGGGGTGGATAACACGCGCGCTGAGGTCGCCAGAAAGCACCTCGTGAGCTGCGCGACAGACCATTCGGGTCCCTCAGGCAACGCTCGCTGCTGCCGCGACAAATCGACACGCAACTTTGTGGCGCTACTACCTATTTTCCATTAACGCTGGCTGATTCTCGATCCTGCTCATTAGAAAACCATAAGTCTTAAGATCTCCCCATATCTTATTACTTATAACCCAAGTCATCACCACCGACTACTCCTCCATACTCCTCATCCTCTCAAGTTCTGATAATTGAATTCCAACTTAATATCAGAATCCCTGCTGGAGCATCGCTGTTATGTCCATCCGCTCGAATCGCTCTTCGTCTACTGACTACAGCACTGCTTCCAAGTCGACGAATAAGTCCCAGCGAGAAGCTCATGCCAAGTCGCGCATGCAGTCTCCTAAGCGACGCGCCTTTCGCCGGATGCTGGTGGAATCGCTCGAACAGCGTCAGGTGATGGCCACGCTGGTGTGGGATGGTGGTGGTGATGCGATCAATTTCGCCGACTCTGCTAACTGGGATCTCTTGGGAGTCGATCAGGCTCCTACCTCGGGAGATACGCTCGTCTTCGGCGGCGCTGCTGCCGGTACCTTGATCAACAACACCACCCCTGGCAACACCTACGCGATGCAGTTCAACGCACCTGGTTATGTGATCACCGGCAATAGCATCACGCTCAACCAGGCGGTATCCGACCTCGCCACGACGAGCATGGTTCCCAATGGCTTTGCGATTCGCAGCAGCGCGGGAGTGAACAACACCGTCAACACGCCGCTGATCCTGTCGGGTTCCAACACCATCGATGTCGCCGCATCGACAGGATTTGCTACCGGAGGTGCGATCAGCGGTGGTGGCTCGCTCACCAAAACCAGCAACGGTCAGTACACCCTCCGCGGGGCCAATACCTTCGGTGGTGGCGTGGTCCATACTGCCGGAGCGATTCGCGCCGAGCACGCCCAAGCCTTCGGCACCGGCACGATCTCCGTGACTGGCACCGCCGTTACGCTGCTGTGGTGGAACACTCCGTATCAGCGCGTGGAAAACAACTGGATTCTCAGCGGAACCGGCGGCTTTGATAGCAAAACCGCGATCTACGCCGATGGCGCTGGCGGTGGCTCTCCCGACATCACTTTGGCCGGCACGATCACCCTGGTCGGGAGCGGCAGTATCGGCGGCAATAGCGCCAACAACATCACGGTGACCGGCCAAATCACCGGCGCAGGGAGCCTCGT
This window of the Pirellula staleyi DSM 6068 genome carries:
- a CDS encoding autotransporter-associated beta strand repeat-containing protein, with the protein product MSPAVRRLSPRVRRRMFLEGLEERRVLTSDVTLDGLGALSITDQSGTDDSYTLELVSGGTMLQITSTSLLNPTLQMGWTFNGTNQVGIPVSTINLVTLSAGAGDDSVELDTSLSTLIGVPIVVHGDAGASDQITVESGATLTANADHSADLVLQAGATALLTANATFDSLAGTGGNVNLGSFTFTSGGDATSTSYAGTISGTGVLLKTGAGMLTMSGDNSAYLGTTTINHGTIVLGHVNALGSTAARTITLNDASTPDANPTALLASVGGTISNNIVVGAGMSGGNVTTIGTTNIPAPLTTFSGTIAAAKSVDLVGENVAGTIFSGAISGNLATLEKTGSQGVTISGSNTFTGSVDIASGVLTVTGGSAVPNTSQVNVNGVGATLTVATSEQVGNVTGVDNSLMVLATGATLTTGVNTPDAVFHGDISGDGNLTKLGSNTFALTGSNSYTGTTTVSAGTLEVRGGSLTGNSILRVGGGTFRVTQNGTVSAGTLGNDAGTGSVNIDVGSVTIASGLSVDNLRVGFNDASSGTGTGSLLVNGGAVSIGAGASTNFFIGRSSGGTSVDGTVNLTAASSVTISVASMALGVVTGAAGDGTSGTLLLPDNVTKNITATTSVLLGDSATPFNNAEQNLLSLGAGTTTINTPVMTVGGRKANGQVTIGAGGTLNLYGAGGAATVADLFLADNNVGTGSVISGVMNLAGATFNANLDELRIARHFNGTGASQASLTFGNGTVNAVTLAIANPNSSASTTTQSTAPTNTTGSLVMNGGSLNVTGTTVVGLNGGLGTLDVNGGTVTLGSGSGSNLYIGRRTGDFGTGTGVAFAQTVDFTGATSVSINVAELGIVTSTSATGSNQLYPQATVTLSASNNITASTSIVISNSTTVGLAGTNNLRLGASNTINTPLFVVAGDKGSAQVSFVASGSTLNLGTSGNRTELRLGAHATSASGTSVNGTFLATGSTLNAFLSSLIVGSKPNVSTGTVAGTFTMNLGTVDTNNVVIARRTDAGTAGTVNGTLNLNGGSLLVNSTLADGGGNNPTLNISGGTLRATTIDRSSATPFNINFASGTIQNPASGNTTVTDAVVTTTGSGPRSIVVDASQSITFQSASQLAGTGTGAITKSGDGTLILEGASTNSAGFSIADGTLLANNSSGSATGSGAVSVLSGSILAGTGTITGAVTVAAGGVLGVGLTLAGTESLATGAALLQDDATLDINLSGVPAPVAGTDYDQLIVPGLTLGSAGQRPVLNVNLTGTITPATLQSFLIISNTGGAAVSGVFRDPTNTFDLAEGSEFVVGGQKLYISYTGGDGNDVVLYSQPVINGTAGADTVVVTPQAGGNLEVVVGSSPAIILVNPPNFTFNGLAGDDRLIVTANSHALPSGGLFFNGGTQDVAGPFGDVLRVNGDNVQSAIYTPDAVASGALDNDGRVEIVGRGVINFTQLEPVDIHSMASVTLSTAAANDIVTLSSGTDSATGTIPAIVLTGSSGGVPFEQLHVWNVGTLTVDTTLVDGNDTVTVSTGTATTHNVVNLQIENGAAGTDTTTVSTASTFTGNVLIHSQTIAVNATLTASAAGNVTLDARGSITTSGTGVDIVTQDLIASATTGINLDTTVATIVATNSTSGSITIDETNAVTLTNVTNNNAPITINTTSSGNVAAANVNAGSGTVTMTINNGNLDSAAGDAGVADIVAGTLNVTLSTTNRSIGGVGNRLEVNLGTLVVATNTTLANFVYVVDTAGGLSVSNSTVGAGTGATFDVLALNGSIVGDGGTDRDIGGTIIVLEVTGSGSTIGTLATPFRINAPSAIAGARVDATTAGGVSDHISLLDNTDNFPIGVINAGLGDIRLESTGAIHDNAADTTLDILGDQLEIVASSGIGVGGSGALETQVNNLEARSSTGGILVTNTGDLTIGGASGGTVGARTTTSGGVNITSTGNMSVTEGILSSGGGNVTLSSGGTFLSSAAISSAGLFTGSSAGSFTANSTITSVGNLTATAGGDMTINANLTASGGASSVLLTTTDSAASQNFLLEGSTLATISAGTSITINAGDNATLEAGSRLAAGTTVSVTIDAASADGGGAVLSFAGDIDAVSATFTGGAEIDTFNVRPDQDNGLASTPISIFGGDPTMPAGDVLVLDITGLGVPTLTLGAVDYSGVWSFGTSAAGVAYTSIETVQTTPLTSVYNLVLDMRIAGFQNGAADAIEIFLSAPNVFEVEVNGLGKFSGQADTINSFTVIGSDDSESLTIRETAAGLPSFDGAAPLVDNSLASGGVSNGAHLNTAADAYYTASNLTDVTIHFDGGLGDNSLALELLTAADVGYFSDVLDGQGSGNVGVGPSGAPLTLVSFADLDTLILDGAGGNLVVDASSSTSTADIEISDDALLGDGVTEITADTGLVATTTFEGFLALDLIAGGGNEAIDLINIDSTSSLTSIDIVAGSSLAATDNSAHTVRIHAIKSGVPVTVTGDIGVDTFQVFDSGNSASNIASTLSFNGVAGDDDALIVDDSGSPSADSVVITRTTIEGLTIASGIDITFTSIDDLDVTTSGGADTIRVNMTEAANDLDTAVVTGAGDSDQFYVNAADLLARLTLNGGLGDDTFGGTPSSTAPGYLLSASELDGVDDMIRPSLTTPFFINGNDPTVLPGDVLNIDVSALGGGLAATSPVLVSSGQVLSSTHATVTFTTIEDLNLADDGEMTSATINDIYIRGTNGNDTIQFARANTTLEPNRTRVQIGSSYTYHNVPGKTLVYGRGGNDIINQSNLQIPAEFYGEAGDDFLTGSFNNDLLVGGLGNDRINASSGNNIVWGDDAPTSDELNPHELNIGGNDTLSALGGNDIFYAGGGNDSVSPGAGDDWIHGGYGNDQLSGSSGNDRIYGAQGNDTISGDVGDDFLSGGDGDDRLYGRDGNDVLIGGDGVDLVDGGNGNDLVLAAITTYQGTSDTATSNTYNSAVDAAMLALLVAWNSGGPVAANLTHTDDFDRDTLYGGSGNDLFGTHTNADPLTSDIRGDFNNSQDTSL
- a CDS encoding PQQ-binding-like beta-propeller repeat protein; the protein is MRLPYVRTAIASLALATGSLFPAVTAAAEGWPTFRGADRSAVSSDKGLLQAWPEGGPKLLWETTGLGRGYASVSVAGDKLFTLGDSLEGAEADDKDEYLICLAKDGGNVLWKSKLGPAWNNGSPNWQSSRSTPTVDGDLVYALTAYGRLICSKTSDGSEVWRKDLKEDFGGSKGDSWGYSESVLVDGDLVVCTPGSDKNTMVALNKLTGETVWSAVREGDRGAGHASIVISNIGGTKVYVQTTASGALGVRASDGKLLWSYEIDKTTAVIPTPIVKGDYVFFSAGYKRGGALLKQVAGENGEVKVEEVYPLNTALANKHGGIVLVGDYLFGDSDDAGIPFCADLMTGEIKWKERGVGKGSVTVAAADGCLYLGFQDGTIALMKAGDKHEELGSFKAPGSGDRPSWAHPVITGGKLYLRENGRVLCYDVSAAK